The Mailhella massiliensis DNA segment GCCGACCGCATGGACTACCCTGTGGACAAGGTGAAGAAGGTGCTCAAAATCGCCAAGGAACCCATTTCCCTGGAAACGCCCATCGGCGACGAGGAAGATTCGAGCCTCGGCGATTTCATCGAGGACAAGAAGGCCGTGGCCCCCGCCGAAGAGGTGGTGAACACCAAGCTTTCCGAACAGATCGCCTCCGTGCTGGCCGACCTCACCCCCCGCGAGGAACAGGTGCTGCGCAAGCGCTTCGGCATCGGCGAAAAGTCCGACCACACCCTCGAGGAAGTGGGCAAGCTCTTCAACGTCACCCGTGAACGTATCCGTCAGATCGAAGCCAAGGCGCTGCGCAAGCTCCGCCATCCGGTGAGAAGCCAGACCCTGCGTTCCTTCTACGAAAACTGAGCATCGCGGGCATATCCGCGTTCCATGAGGCCGCCGCCCCCGGATTTTCCGGTCGCGCGGCCTCATGGCGTACCGAAGGGCGGAAACGTGCGGAGCGCAGGGGGAGCCGCGCTCCCTCACTCCGGCCGGAATGCCGCCTCTTTTCGGTGCGGAGCATCCCGGCAACATCCCCCTTCCCCGGGGCAGAAAGGCCTTTTTCCCCACGGCACGCCGGAGATGTTCCGCCTTCCGCGCCTTCAGGGACGGTACGGAAGAACCCCGCTTTTCCGCCCTGCCGCCGGGGCGGCCTCCTCAACCTTTCTTTGTTCCAGCCTTCAACCAAGTCCGTAAGCCAATGACACATTATTCCTGCATCGTCGTCGGGGCCGGTCATGCCGGCTGTGAAGCAGCCATGGCCCTCGCCCGTCTGGGCCATGACGTTCTGGTCATCACCAGCAATGTGGACCGCATAGGTCACCTTTCCTGCAATCCCGCCATCGGCGGGCTGGCCAAGGGGCACCTGGTGCGCGAAATCGACGCCCTCGGCGGCTGCATGGGCAAATGGGCCGATGAGGCGGGCATACAGTTCCGCATTCTGAATGCAAGCAAGGGTCCGGCCGTGCGCGCCCGACGCGCGCAGATCGACCGCGAAACCTACCTTGCGGCGGCAAAACGCGACCTTTTCGCTCAGGAAGGGCTCACCATCTGGCAGGACATGGTAACGGAAATCGTGGCGGAAAACGGTACCGTGCGCGGCGTGCGTACGCAGCTCGGCAAGGAATTTTCCGCCGACCACGTTCTTCTCACCACGGGCACCTTCCTTCAGGGCCTGGTGCATGTGGGCCTCGTACACTACAGCGCGGGAAGATTCGGCGATTCTGCGGCCATGCAGCTTTCCGATTCCCTGCGTGCGCTGGGGCTCACCCTGGGCCGCCTGAAAACCGGCACCACGCCGCGCCTTCTGGCAAGTTCCATCAACTTCGACGTGCTGGAAGCCCAGTACGGCGATACTCCGCCCCAGGGCTTCAGTTTCAGCGGCCCCGGCCCCGTGCTGCCGCAGGTGCCCTGCTACATCAGCTGGACCAACGAACGCACCCACGACATCATCCGTTCCGGCATGGACCGCTCGCCCCTGTTCACCGGCGTCATCACCGGCGTGGGCGCACGTTACTGCCCCTCCGTGGAAGACAAGGTGGCGCGCTTCCCCGAACGCGACCGCCATCACGTCTTCATCGAGCCGGAAGGGCTCGACAGGCAGGAATACTATGCCAACGGCATTTCCACCAGCCTGCCCCTGGATATTCAGGAAAAGATGGTGAATTCCATACGCGGGCTGGAAGAGGCGAAAATCGTGCGACCCGGCTACGCCATCGAATACGACTATGTGAACCCCGTGCAGCTCCGCCCCACCTTTGAAACCCGCAAGGTGGACGGCCTGTGGCTGGCCGGGCAGATCAACGGTACCTCCGGTTACGAGGAAGCCGCCGCCCAGGGCCTCTGGGCCGCGCTCAACATCGACGCCAAAATCACGGGCAAGGCCCCCTTCCTGCCCGCCCGCAGCGAAGCCTACATGGCCGTGCTGGCCGACGAGCTGGTCACCAAGGGCACCAACGAACCCTTCCGCATGTTCACTTCCCGCGCGGAATACCGCCTGCTCCTGCGCGAAGACAACGCCGATGAACGCCTCACCCCCCGCGGCCGCGACATCGGCCTCGTGGGCGACCATCAGTGGCAGGTGTTCCGCGAAAGGCAGGAGGCGCTGCACGGTCTTCTCGGCCGGCTTTCCTCCGTGCGCCTCACGCCCGACTCCGCCACGCAGGCCGCCTTTGCCGGGCTCGGCGAACCCTGCCCCAGCCAGGCCGTCACGCTGGCCGATCTCGGCCGCCGTCCGCAGCTTCCCCTGCGCCGCCTTTCCGTCTTCCTGCCGGAACTGGCCGACGCGCCCGAGGGCATAGTGCAGGAGGCGGAAACCATACTCCGCTACTCCGGTTATCTGGAACTTCAGGATGAACTGGTGCGCCGCGCCGCAAGGCAGGAGTCCGTACGTCTGCCTGCCGACATGGACTACACCGGCATTGCGGGGCTTTCCCGCGAAATACAGGAAAAGCTGAACGCCATACGCCCCCTCACGCTGGGGCAGGCAGGGCGCATTTCCGGCGTCACCCCGGCGGCGCTGGCCTGCGTGGAAATAGAACTGAAAAAACGCGGTCTGTATCAGGAAAAATCCTGATTTCCGGTAAAACGAACAAAATAAACAGGTTACATACACCTTTCAAAAAAAAATCGCGCAAATCCCGTTTTTTCTGTTGACAGAAGGGGGCATTTTCCCTAAACACATACCTGCGCATGGGCAGTTAGCTCAGTTGGTAGAGCATCGCCTTCACACGGCGGGGGTCACAGGTTCAAGTCCTGTACTGCCCACCATGCGAAAAGTGGAGCGGTAGTTCAGTTGGTTAGAACGCCGGCCTGTCACGCCGGAGGTCGTGGGTTCAAGTCCCATCCGCTTCGCCACTTTTGTTTAAAAGGGTTTTCCCCCACTCCATATTTGGAGCGGTAGTTCAGTTGGTTAGAACGCCGGCCTGTCACGCCGGAGGTCGTGGGTTCAAGTCCCATCCGCTTCGCCATTCAAGGCCCCGCAAGCTCAGTTTGCGGGGCTTTTCTTTTACTCTCCGCAGGACGGAAAAGACGGCGTTCTTCGTTCTTTCCCGAAAAAAAAGCGGCGTTTCTGCTCCGTTGAGAAAAAGTCTTCCCTCCGCCCCGGAAAACCTGAGGAATCTCTGTTGACAGAAGGGAACATTTTCCCTAAACACATACCTGCGCATGGGCAGTTAGCTCAGTTGGTAGAGCATCGCCTTCACACGGCGGGGGTCACAGGTTCAAGTCCTGTACTGCCCACCATGCGAAAACGGAGCGGTAGTTCAGTTGGTTAGAACGCCGGCCTGTCACGCCGGAGGTCGTGGGTTCAAGTCCCATCCGCTTCGCCATTTTTATTTAAAAGGGTTTTTCCCCCACTCCATATCTGGAGCGGTAGTTCAGTTGGTTAGAACGCCGGCCTGTCACGCCGGAGGTCGTGGGTTCAAGTCCCATCCGCTTCGCCATTCAAGGCCCCGCAGGTTCAGCTTTGCGGGGCTTTTCTTCTTTCTTCCGCAACATGCGGAACATACGCTGCCTCCGTACGCCGAAAATGCCCGAAAAACGATGAGGCCATTCCCGCCCTGAGCCGTCCCCTCCCGGTTCCTTCCCGATGTCTTCCCCCTTTTCCCCTCTTCTGCTTCGCCGCGCCGAAGAAAACAGGGAGGATTCCGCCGTGCACCGCTTCGGCCGCCGCCGGAGCATGTCCGGCCGTGATTCCCTGCCCCCTTTCCCGGCTTTTTCGGGAACCTTCCCCGGCAGCAGTCCCGGAAAAGACGTGTTGCCTGAGGAAAAAGCAGCGGAAAAAACGCCGTTGACGACGGCTTTGCCGTTCCGCCGCCGGAAAAGAGCGTTCTTTTCTCTCCCGAAAAAACCAAGTTGAGCGCTCAATCAATTTTTCTCGGAACAGCATTTCTCCTTACATCATACCATGTTGCAGCAATTCTTTTCCCGGCGCTCCGCCTCCGGGGCGGGGTACGGCTCTTGACTCCATTCCCCAGCATATTACACTTAGCAGACGTTCTCTTCCCTTAAAGGTTTTCTTTCCCGGCTGAAGATTCTCTATTTTTAAGGAGTTGCCCCATGGCACGCACGCTTTTCGTCACCGCCCTCGCGGCGAAGTCCGGCAAGGCTGAAGCCGTCGCCGGGCTGATGGATCTTATCAAAGGTTCCGCCAAGGCCCCTGTTCTGTTCCGCCCCGTTCCCTGCCTCGCCACCGCGCTTGAACACATCAACGGCGGCAAGGGCAACGCCCTCATCGACGACATTCTCGCCGCATGGAAAAAGGCTTCCGCCGATGCCGACTTCGTGCTCTGCGAAGGTACGGACTTTGCCGGCAACAGCCCCGCGCTGGAAGCTTCCCTGAACGCCTGCGTGGCCGCCAACATGGGCGCTCCCGTGGTGCTTGCCCTCTCCGGCGAAGGCGCCTCCGTCGCTGAAGTGACGGCCACCATCCTCGCCTTCCAGTGCGGCATGAAGGAAAAGTGCGTGGATGTGCTCGGCGTGTTCCTTTCCGGCATGAGCGAAGAAGACGAAAAGGCCGTTGCCGCCGCCTTCTCCTTCCCCGTGAGCAGCAAGGCCGCCGCCTTTGCCTCCATTCTCGACAAGTGCGAAGGCCACATCACTCCCCGCCTGTTTGAATTCGGTCTCATCGAAAAGGCGCAGAAGCACCTCATGCGCATCGTGCTGCCCGAAGGCGAGGAAGACAGACTCATCAACGCCGCCGCCATCCTCATCGAACGCAAGGTGGCTTCCATCATTCTTCTGGGCAACCCCGAAAAGATTCATGCCCGCGCTGCGGAACTCGGCGTGAGCGTGGAAGGCGCGGAAATCATCGATCCGGTGAACTCCCCCGACTTCGAAGACTTTGCGGAAACCTATGCACAGCTCCGCGCCAAGAAGGGCGTGACCATCGAGCAGGCCCGCGAAAAGATGGCCGACAACACTTACTACGGCACCATGATGATCTACAAGGAAAAGGCCGACGGCATGGTTTCCGGCGCGGTGAACACCACCGCCCACACCGTGCGCCCCGCCCTTGAATTCATCAAGACCAAGCCCACGGCCTCCATCGTGTCCAGCGCCTTCTTCGTCTGCCTCAAGGACCGCGTGAACACCTACGGCGACTGCGCCATCAACCTCGATCCCGATCCCGAACAGCTCGCCACCATCGCCGTGACCACCGCGGAAACCGCCGCCGCCTTCGGCCTGGAACCCCGTGTGGCCATGCTCTCCTACTCCACCGGCAATTCCGGCAAGGGTCCCACCGTGGACAAGGTGAAGGAAGCCACCCGCCTCGCCAGGGAAAAGGCTCCTGAAATGCTCATCACCGGTCCCATCCAGTACGACGCCGCCGTGGATGCCGCCACCGCCAAAACCAAGCTTCCCGGCGATCCCGTGGCCGGACGCGCCAGCGTCTTCATCGTGCCCGACATCAACACCGGCAACAACCTTTACAAAGCCGTGCAGCGCTCGGCCAACGCCGTGGCCATCGGCCCCGTGCTTCAGGGCCTGCGCAAGCCCGTCAACGACCTTTCGCGCGGTTGCTCCGTTCCCGACATCGTGAACACCGTCGCCATCACCGCAATCCAGGCTCAGGCCGAAAAGGGGCTCAACTAATGGTCAAGAAAATTCTCGTCATCAACGGCGGCAGCTCTTCCTTCAAGTACCAGGTTCTGGAAAAGGAAACCGAACGCCGCCTCTGCCAGGGCCTTGTGGAACGCATCGGCTCCGCCGACAGCATGCTCACCCACAAGCGCTTCCATGAAAACGGCGAGACGGAAAAGTTCGAATATCCCGGCAACTACGACACCCATGCCGCCGGTATGGCCAAGGTGGCGGAAGTGCTCATGAAACGCGAACTCGGCGGCGTCATCGACGACCCGAAGGAAATCGTGGTCATCGGCCATCGCGTGCTCATGGGCGGCCCCGACTATCAGGAAGCCCTGGTCACCGAAGAAGTGAAGCAGGTCATCCGCGACTACATCCCCCTCGGCCCGCTGCACAACCCGGCCAACCTCACCGGCATTGAAGCCATGGAAAAGCTGTTCCCCGGCGTGCCCAACGTGGCCGTGTTCGACACCGGCTTCCATGCCACCATGCCCGATTACGCCTACACCTACGCCCTGCCCAAGGAACTTGCCGCCAAGTACCGCATCCGCCGCTACGGCTTCCACGGTACGTCCCACCGCTATGTGTCCAAGGCCGGCGCCGCCCTGCTCGGCAAGAAGCCTTCCGAGGTGAATGTCATCGTCTGCCATCTCGGCAACGGCAGTTCCGTTTCCGCCGTGCGTGCGGGCAAGTGCGTGGATACCAGCATGGGCCTCACCCCGCTGCAGGGTCTCGTCATGGGTACCCGCTGCGGTGACATCGACCCCGCCATCGTGCCCTTCCTCATGAAGAACGAAGGCCTGAGCTGCGATGAAATCGACACCCTCATGAACAAGAAGTCCGGCTTCCTCGGCATGTGCGGCAAGAGCGACAGCCGCGACATCGAAGCCGGCGTGGCTGCGGGCGATGCCGACTGCATCCTCACCTTCAACACGCAGTGCTACTCCGTGAAGAAGTACATCGGCGCCTACATGGCCGCCCTCGGTCATGTGGACCTCATCGCCTTTGCCGGCGGCATCGGCGAAAACGCCGCTCCCGTGCGTGCCAAGATTCTGGAAAACCTCGAAGAATTCGGCATCGAACTCGATGCGGAAGTGAACAAGATCCGCAGCGGCGAACCCCACTTCATCAGCAAGGAAGGTTCCCGCGTGAAGGTGGCCGTCATTCCCACCGATGAAGAGCTGGAAATCTCCCGCATCGCCGTGAACATCGTGGAAGGCAACGCGTAACACGCGTGCCTGATACAGGCATCACGCCCCGCCGTTTCCTTCAAGGATGCGGCGGGGCTTTTTCGTACCGCAGCCTGCCCGGAGCCTTCCTTTCTCCCTGCACCACTCCGCTCCGTACCGGTTCCTCTTCTCAAAAAACGCGCTCCGACCTGCCGGGAACGCTCATCGCCCGGCCCGCAGAAGAAACAGCACCACGCCCGAGCCCCACCATAAAGGAGCAAGCTGACCTTTGGGGCGGGCGTTTCCAGAACAACCGGCTGAGAATGCCTTCTTTTCACCGGACCGTTTCCCATAACAACGTACAGCCTGCCTCATGCGTGCCGGCACGGGCATAACAGGCTGCCCCGAAGGAGAAAAGAAACGTCCGCCGCAAGGTAAGCGCCCGCCCCGCGGCGCCGCATCGTTGCAAGAGAGTCCTTGTCTTACGCGCCTTTTCCGGCGTTTTTTGCCTTCCCTTCATTGCCGTATTCCCGCCGTATCCGCTTTGATGTGAATTAACCCGCATACGTTGCGCTCCCGTGCAGATTTTTTTATGATTATTTGCAGAGCATCATCCTTCAAGACCTGGAGAAGTCATATGGCACTTTCCATCATTGTCATGGGTGCGGCGGGCCGCATGGGTTCCACCATCGCGCGCCTCGTGTCGGAGGCGGACGATCTTACCCTGGCCGCCGTGCTGGAACGCCCCGAAGCCGAAGACAGGCTTCAAGGCTTCAAGGCTTCCGGCACGCCGGTTTCCGGCGATATCTCCACGGTACTGCCCGCTTGTCCCGGGGCCGTCGTCATCGACTTCACCTCCCCCGAATCCAGCATGGTCACGGCCCGCGCCTGCGCAGCGCACGGCAACCCCGTCATCATCGGCACCACGGGCTTTTCCGATGAACAGCTCGCCGAACTGGATGCGCTGGCGGAAAAGAGCCTCCTCTTCCGTTCCGCCAACATGAGCGTGGGCATCAACGTCATCATGGACATCCTGCCCCGCCTCACCGAACTGCTCGGCGAAGCCTACGACGTGGAAATGATGGAAATCCACCACAACAAGAAAAAGGACGCGCCGAGCGGTACCGCCCTGCTTCTGGCCGACCCGCTGCTCAAGGCAAAGGGGCTGACCCGTGCGGACATCAACACCAACCGCTTCGACGTGCGCGAACCGCGCAAACATGCGGAAATAGGCATACAGTCTCTGCGCGGCGGCGATGTTGTGGGCGTGCACACCGTGTACTACATGGGCCCGGGAGAACGCATCGAAATCACCCATCAGGCCCATTCCCGGGAGAACTTCGCCAACGGTGCCCTGCGCGCGGCCCGCTGGATCGTTTCCCAGAAGCCCGGCCGCCTGTACACCATGCAGGACGTTCTGCACAACTAGCCGTTACGAGCCGCTACCGAGGTTGACCCATGCACATCATTCTTCTTCAGCACAACCCCATTCCCGGCGACGTTCACGGCAACGCACGCAAACTGGCCGACATGGCCATGAAGGCGGCGGAGCTTTCTCCCGCTCCGGCAGGAAAGCGCACGCTCTGCATTCCCCCGGCCTATGCCCTGGCGGGCGTTCCGTGGGAATCGCTGAAGCATATCGGCGGCTTCTACCGCCGCTGCCGCGACGCCGCCCATGAACTGGCCGCCATGCTGGAACACGGGCCGGACATGCTCATTTCCCTCACCGGGGCGGAAGTGCCCCTGTATGTTCTGCTCTCCGAAGGGCGGCTCATCGCCCTTTCCCGTCAGGCCAACGGCATCATCCGCATCCCGGACGGACCTTCTCTGTATCTTCCCGAAAGCGAACCCGCCTGGGCGCATCAGGAGGCCCTCGGTCTTCTGAAGAGTTCCCGCGGAGCCGCTTCCGTGGACGCGGTGCTCTTCACTTCTTCCGAACTTTTCCTGCCGGAAAATCAGGAAAAGAACGAAATGCACTGCGCCGCCCTTGCCGGACTCTGGAAGCTGCCCGTACTGGCCGTGCATCAGTGCGGAGCCACGGACAGCCTCATCTACTCCGGCCGCAGCTTCGTGCTCGACGCTTCGGGCGAAGCCGTGGCCCGCGCCTCCGCCTTTGAGGAAGCGGCCGTCGCCGTGGAGCTGGAATCCCGGGCCGTTTCCGCCTCCGCCCTGCCCATTCTGGGCGGAGCCGCTCCCGAAACCGTGCAGGAAGCCCCCGAAGGACCGGAAGCCCTGTTCGGCGCCTGCGTGGTCGGCGTGCGCGACTATGTGCAGAAGTGCGGACTCTCGGGCGTGGTCATCGGCCTTTCCGGCGGCATGGATTCCGCTCTCGTGGCCTGCATCGCCACGGAAGCCCTGGGGCCGGAACGCGTGCTCGGCGTGCTCATGCCTTCGCGCTGGAGCTCCGACCACAGTGAAAGCGATGCCGAAACGCTGGCGAAGAACCTCGGCATTCAGGCCGTGACGGCCCCCATCACGCCCATGATGGACGCCTTCGACTCCGTGCTTTCCCCCATTTTCGCCGGTCTCCCCGCCGTGGAAAACGACCTTACGGCCGACAACGTCCAGCCCCGCATACGCGGAGCGCTTCTCATGGCCTTTGCCAACCGTCTGGGCCGCGCCGTGCTCGGCACGGGCAACAAGTCGGAAAACGCGGTGGGCTACTGCACCCTGTACGGCGACACCGTGGGCGCGCTGGAACCCATAGGCGACATCTACAAGACCGACGTGTACAAGGTGGCCCGCTTCTACAACGACATGCGCGGTGCGGAAATCATCCCGGCAAACGTGTTCACCAAGGCTCCTTCGGCCGAACTGCACGCCGGTCAGGTGGACGAGGACAATCTCCCGCCCTATGAAGTGCTGGACGCGGTTCTGCGCGAACTTCTGGAAAACGGCGGCAACCCGGAAACGCTGGTGGTTCCCGGAGTGGCCGACGATGTGGTGCGCAGCGTGGTGCACAAGGTGGCCATGGCGGAATTCAAGCGCCATCAGAGCGCGCCCACGCTCAAGCTCACCTCCTGCACGCTGGGAGTGGACTGGCACATGCCCGCCGTGGCCCGCGCGCTGAACGCCTGAAATACGTTCTGAAGGCGGACAAGCTTTTTCTTCACAAGGGTTCCCTGAACGGGAACCCTTTTTTTACGCGCCTTTCCCGTCACTTTGTGCGTGACAGAACACGCCTCTGCCGATAGAATGACTCCCGTTTGGAGTACTTGTTTCCACGCGCTCACCGCCCTGCGGCGCGCGTCGCGGCCTTACGGGCATCCCCCCAGACAGGAGCCCGGTACATACCTCTATAAAAACACGGACACGTTTCATGGCTGATCCTATCCCCGCATGGCTGCCCCATCTCCCCGAGGGCGCCGACGCCCACATCGACATCACTCCCCGTTCCCTCCAGTCCTATCTCGACGATGCCGCCGCCAACTTCGGCGACCGCAAGGCCGTCATCTTCCAGAATCTCACCCTTTCCTACAAAGAACTGAAGGACAAGGCCGAAACCTTCGCCGCCGCCCTGCGCGGGCACGGACTCAACAGCGGCGACCGTGTGGCCATCATGCTGCCCAACCTCCCCCAGACCATCATCGCCTTCTGGGGCGCGCTCAAGGCCGGCGCCACCGTGGTCATGACCAATCCCCTGTACATGGAAAAGGAACTGACCCATCACTTCAGCGACTCCAAACCCAAGATACTCGTCACCCTCGATCTGTTCTGGTCCAAAATAGAGCCTCTGCGCGCGCGTCTCGGCGTACAGACCTGCGTGGTCACCCGCATTGCGGACGCGCTGGCCTTCCCCCTGAACCTGCTCCAGCCTCTGCAGGCCAAACGGCAGGGCAATCTGCCCGAGGTCCGCTTCGACGGCCATGCCGTGGTTTCGTGGAAATCCATGTTCAAAACGGGCCGCCGCTACAGCGAGGAACCCAAGAATCCCGCCGACGCTCTGGCCCTGCTCCAGTACACCGGCGGCACCACCGGCTTCGCCAAGGGCGCCATGCTCACCCACGGCAACCTTTCCGCCCAGATACAGCAGCTTCTGGCCCTGCTGCACTGCGATGCCTCCACCTCCTCCCACAGCTTCCTCAGCATCATGCCCTTCTTCCACGTCTTCGGGCTCATGGGCAACATCGTGCTTCCCACCGTGCTTGCCGCCTCCACCATGCCGGTGCCGCGCTACGCCCCCCACGACGTGCTGGAACTCATCAAAAAGCATCGCCCCACCTTCTTCGTGGGCGCGCCCTCCGTCTACATCTCCCTCATGCAGCAGAAGGACATCGCCCAGTATGACCTCACCTGCATACAACTGTGCATTTCCGGCTCTTCCCCCTTCCCGCAGGCCAGCCTGAAACAGTTCCAGGACATCACCCACGCCAACATCACCGAAGGCCTCGGCCTTACGGAAGCCTCCCCCGTGGTCATCGCCAACCCTGTGTACGGGCTCCAGAAAATCGGTTCCATCGGCCTGCCCATCCCGGAAACGGAAGTACGCATCGTCGATCTGGAAACCGGAGAAAAGGAACTCGGCGACAACGAATGCGGCGAACTCGTGGTGCGCGGCCCGCAGGTCATGAAGGGCTACTGGAACCAGCCCGAGGAAACGGCCTCCACCCTCGCGGGCGGCTGGCTGCATACCGGCGACATCGCCTATCGCGACAACGACGGCTACTACTTCATCGTCGATCGCAAGAAGGACATGGCCATCGTGGGCGGCTACAACGTCTTCCCCCGCGAAATCGACGAAGTGCTGCACGAATATCCCAAAATCAAGGAAGCCGTTTCCCTGTGCGTGCCCCACAAATCCCGCGGTGAAACCCTCAAGGCATACATCGTGCCCAAGGAAGGCGAAAAAATCACCGTGTCGGAACTGGCAGCCTTCTGCCGCTCCAAGCTCGCTTCCTACAAGGTTCCCCGCATGTTCGAATTCCGTGAGGAACTGCCCAAGTCTCTGGTGGGCAAGGTGCTGCGCCGCGCCCTGCGCGAGGAAGAGGAAAAGAAGCAGCGCGAGGAAGAAGAAGCCAAAAAGGATTAACCGACAAAGGTCGTAAGGCTTTTCCGGGCTCCGTGCGCTGTGCCGGAGCCCTTTTTTTCTTCCGCGCTTCGGCCGGAAGGTCGGACACGGTTCATCTGCGCCGTCCGTATGGGCGGAACAGGCGGAGGGCTTGTGGGACTGTTCTCCGGGCAGGAAAAAAACTCGGGCAGACAGCCCATGCCTCCCTTTCCTTGCCGAAAGCCGACGGCTGGCCCTGTCCGCACCTCCGGCATAACAGACCGGTGTTCTCCTCAGTGGGGCTTCCCGTTCCCCTTGTCCGCATGGCAGGCTGTACAGACAGCATGTGCGCCCTTCCCCAGATGTGCAGAAAGGCGATTCCCGACCGGCAAGGTATTTCAAAGGGAGACGGAAAAGTCCTCTTCCTTCCCGGAGCGGCCCGGAACCGCCATCTGCTGCGGGAGAAA contains these protein-coding regions:
- a CDS encoding long-chain-fatty-acid--CoA ligase — protein: MADPIPAWLPHLPEGADAHIDITPRSLQSYLDDAAANFGDRKAVIFQNLTLSYKELKDKAETFAAALRGHGLNSGDRVAIMLPNLPQTIIAFWGALKAGATVVMTNPLYMEKELTHHFSDSKPKILVTLDLFWSKIEPLRARLGVQTCVVTRIADALAFPLNLLQPLQAKRQGNLPEVRFDGHAVVSWKSMFKTGRRYSEEPKNPADALALLQYTGGTTGFAKGAMLTHGNLSAQIQQLLALLHCDASTSSHSFLSIMPFFHVFGLMGNIVLPTVLAASTMPVPRYAPHDVLELIKKHRPTFFVGAPSVYISLMQQKDIAQYDLTCIQLCISGSSPFPQASLKQFQDITHANITEGLGLTEASPVVIANPVYGLQKIGSIGLPIPETEVRIVDLETGEKELGDNECGELVVRGPQVMKGYWNQPEETASTLAGGWLHTGDIAYRDNDGYYFIVDRKKDMAIVGGYNVFPREIDEVLHEYPKIKEAVSLCVPHKSRGETLKAYIVPKEGEKITVSELAAFCRSKLASYKVPRMFEFREELPKSLVGKVLRRALREEEEKKQREEEEAKKD
- the pta gene encoding phosphate acetyltransferase; this translates as MDLIKGSAKAPVLFRPVPCLATALEHINGGKGNALIDDILAAWKKASADADFVLCEGTDFAGNSPALEASLNACVAANMGAPVVLALSGEGASVAEVTATILAFQCGMKEKCVDVLGVFLSGMSEEDEKAVAAAFSFPVSSKAAAFASILDKCEGHITPRLFEFGLIEKAQKHLMRIVLPEGEEDRLINAAAILIERKVASIILLGNPEKIHARAAELGVSVEGAEIIDPVNSPDFEDFAETYAQLRAKKGVTIEQAREKMADNTYYGTMMIYKEKADGMVSGAVNTTAHTVRPALEFIKTKPTASIVSSAFFVCLKDRVNTYGDCAINLDPDPEQLATIAVTTAETAAAFGLEPRVAMLSYSTGNSGKGPTVDKVKEATRLAREKAPEMLITGPIQYDAAVDAATAKTKLPGDPVAGRASVFIVPDINTGNNLYKAVQRSANAVAIGPVLQGLRKPVNDLSRGCSVPDIVNTVAITAIQAQAEKGLN
- the nadE gene encoding NAD(+) synthase; protein product: MHIILLQHNPIPGDVHGNARKLADMAMKAAELSPAPAGKRTLCIPPAYALAGVPWESLKHIGGFYRRCRDAAHELAAMLEHGPDMLISLTGAEVPLYVLLSEGRLIALSRQANGIIRIPDGPSLYLPESEPAWAHQEALGLLKSSRGAASVDAVLFTSSELFLPENQEKNEMHCAALAGLWKLPVLAVHQCGATDSLIYSGRSFVLDASGEAVARASAFEEAAVAVELESRAVSASALPILGGAAPETVQEAPEGPEALFGACVVGVRDYVQKCGLSGVVIGLSGGMDSALVACIATEALGPERVLGVLMPSRWSSDHSESDAETLAKNLGIQAVTAPITPMMDAFDSVLSPIFAGLPAVENDLTADNVQPRIRGALLMAFANRLGRAVLGTGNKSENAVGYCTLYGDTVGALEPIGDIYKTDVYKVARFYNDMRGAEIIPANVFTKAPSAELHAGQVDEDNLPPYEVLDAVLRELLENGGNPETLVVPGVADDVVRSVVHKVAMAEFKRHQSAPTLKLTSCTLGVDWHMPAVARALNA
- the mnmG gene encoding tRNA uridine-5-carboxymethylaminomethyl(34) synthesis enzyme MnmG gives rise to the protein MTHYSCIVVGAGHAGCEAAMALARLGHDVLVITSNVDRIGHLSCNPAIGGLAKGHLVREIDALGGCMGKWADEAGIQFRILNASKGPAVRARRAQIDRETYLAAAKRDLFAQEGLTIWQDMVTEIVAENGTVRGVRTQLGKEFSADHVLLTTGTFLQGLVHVGLVHYSAGRFGDSAAMQLSDSLRALGLTLGRLKTGTTPRLLASSINFDVLEAQYGDTPPQGFSFSGPGPVLPQVPCYISWTNERTHDIIRSGMDRSPLFTGVITGVGARYCPSVEDKVARFPERDRHHVFIEPEGLDRQEYYANGISTSLPLDIQEKMVNSIRGLEEAKIVRPGYAIEYDYVNPVQLRPTFETRKVDGLWLAGQINGTSGYEEAAAQGLWAALNIDAKITGKAPFLPARSEAYMAVLADELVTKGTNEPFRMFTSRAEYRLLLREDNADERLTPRGRDIGLVGDHQWQVFRERQEALHGLLGRLSSVRLTPDSATQAAFAGLGEPCPSQAVTLADLGRRPQLPLRRLSVFLPELADAPEGIVQEAETILRYSGYLELQDELVRRAARQESVRLPADMDYTGIAGLSREIQEKLNAIRPLTLGQAGRISGVTPAALACVEIELKKRGLYQEKS
- a CDS encoding acetate/propionate family kinase, with protein sequence MVKKILVINGGSSSFKYQVLEKETERRLCQGLVERIGSADSMLTHKRFHENGETEKFEYPGNYDTHAAGMAKVAEVLMKRELGGVIDDPKEIVVIGHRVLMGGPDYQEALVTEEVKQVIRDYIPLGPLHNPANLTGIEAMEKLFPGVPNVAVFDTGFHATMPDYAYTYALPKELAAKYRIRRYGFHGTSHRYVSKAGAALLGKKPSEVNVIVCHLGNGSSVSAVRAGKCVDTSMGLTPLQGLVMGTRCGDIDPAIVPFLMKNEGLSCDEIDTLMNKKSGFLGMCGKSDSRDIEAGVAAGDADCILTFNTQCYSVKKYIGAYMAALGHVDLIAFAGGIGENAAPVRAKILENLEEFGIELDAEVNKIRSGEPHFISKEGSRVKVAVIPTDEELEISRIAVNIVEGNA
- the dapB gene encoding 4-hydroxy-tetrahydrodipicolinate reductase, whose product is MALSIIVMGAAGRMGSTIARLVSEADDLTLAAVLERPEAEDRLQGFKASGTPVSGDISTVLPACPGAVVIDFTSPESSMVTARACAAHGNPVIIGTTGFSDEQLAELDALAEKSLLFRSANMSVGINVIMDILPRLTELLGEAYDVEMMEIHHNKKKDAPSGTALLLADPLLKAKGLTRADINTNRFDVREPRKHAEIGIQSLRGGDVVGVHTVYYMGPGERIEITHQAHSRENFANGALRAARWIVSQKPGRLYTMQDVLHN